One region of bacterium genomic DNA includes:
- a CDS encoding IS200/IS605 family transposase, which produces MSEHILKRHNKSLLLYHIVCPAKYRRKVFT; this is translated from the coding sequence ATGAGCGAACACATCCTGAAAAGACATAATAAGAGTCTCCTGTTATACCATATTGTATGTCCTGCAAAATACAGGAGAAAGGTATTTACA